In Archangium violaceum, the following are encoded in one genomic region:
- a CDS encoding type IV pilus modification PilV family protein, with protein MMKHHRHRSVRGVSLLESMVTAVVLILGIGMVAGTVITVTKLNRRNLAQAQAYTIAEWWLERVTRIGCDAVADPDHPCSAIAALDHKEETVYWSASGAPTLQVPAAGDPEVRRPYRVSIDVDPPLEGNELGDPVLNRTEKGVTLRRAVNVRVTVGWQDEGSGDSFQAVALQTRVGP; from the coding sequence ATGATGAAGCACCACCGCCACCGGAGCGTCCGCGGGGTCTCCCTCCTGGAGTCCATGGTGACCGCGGTGGTGCTCATCCTGGGCATCGGCATGGTGGCCGGGACGGTGATCACCGTCACCAAGCTCAACCGCCGCAACCTGGCCCAGGCGCAGGCGTACACCATCGCCGAGTGGTGGTTGGAGCGCGTCACCCGCATCGGGTGTGACGCGGTGGCCGATCCGGACCACCCCTGCAGCGCCATCGCGGCCCTGGATCACAAGGAAGAGACCGTCTACTGGAGCGCCAGCGGGGCTCCCACCCTGCAGGTGCCCGCGGCGGGAGACCCGGAGGTGCGGCGGCCGTACCGGGTGAGCATCGACGTGGACCCGCCCCTGGAGGGCAATGAGTTGGGAGACCCGGTCCTCAACCGCACGGAGAAGGGCGTGACGCTCAGGCGCGCGGTCAACGTGCGCGTGACGGTGGGCTGGCAGGACGAGGGGAGCGGGGACTCCTTCCAGGCAGTGGCCCTGCAGACGCGGGTGGGACCATGA